The window tttaattctaagctattgcacaaaatttcaatgttCAATTTTCGTTGGAAATTACTGACACAGCAATTTAGTCATATTCAATTCACATAGTGTGATATTGTTACACTTGGGCTTTGGCATTTTACGCCCTTTTCTTACCCCTAAAAAAGTTATATAAATATATCAGCCATTCTAGGTATACACAAAAGTTTACATCAATTGTGTACAAAATAAGTTCTAATTTTTCATTAGATGGAATCAATAAAAATActcttcttcatctctttctCGGAGGGAAGAAAAATCCTAGAGATAATTGAATTGAGTGAGAAATTAAGTGTTTATTGGAATGTGGtagattttatatttaaatctTCGCATCCCACATCCAATATAACCTTGAAAGCCACACCAAATCACTCTATTAATCAAGCCCTAAATGATATAGGTGGATAAGAATCTACAAAAATTGGAGTCGCAATTTTGGTATATCGTgttatataaaacaaaaacaaaattagggTAAGAAGTTGGCTTAGAAAGTCTCGTGATCGATTCTACTTAAGTGTACAAACGTGACCCAAATTAATTACACACTAATCGATAATTTATCACATTACTAGAAATTGTTCATCTGAGTACTAATTGCGAATAAAAAGGTTCCAACTTTTCGAgagatacttttctttttaagggtATTTATCCTATCCGGCTACAGCGTAAAATTATTACGAACGCGCGTGACAAGATTTGTACCGCAATTCCACCGTTGCGTGGTCGGGAAATGCGGTTTGAAACTTTCAAAGTGTTCTTGCCGTTTTGAGCAGAAAAACGTACTGCACGAGGAATTGAGGACCGGGTCTGCCCATCTTTTGTACGATCGCATCACCCTTTATAAAACACGAAAGCCTCCCTCAAGTACCCAGATTTCCGATCCCGAGCTCAGAACCCTCGTCCGCTTCCCCCGTCCTCAGCGCCTCGAGCTCCGACCATGGACGGCATGGACCACGACCACATGCCCGGCATGGACGGGGCGATGGCGCCGCCGCAACACCACGAGGGGATGATGATGcacatgaccttcttctggggTACGCGCTCCGAGATCCTCTTCTCCGGCTGGCCCGGCGACCGGGCCGGCATGTACGCCCTCGCCCTCGTCTTCGTCTTCGCCCTCTGCTTCCTAGTCGAGTGGATCTCCCACAGCCGCATCCTCCCGCCCGCCAAGCCCGGCGCCGTCGGGGCCGGCGTCCTCCGGTCGCTGCTGCACGCGGTGCGCGTGGGGCTCGCGTACCTGGCGATGCTCGCGCTCATGTCCTTCAACGGCGGGGTGTTCCTCGCGGCGGTGGCCGGGCACGCGGTGGGGTTCCTGGCGTTCGCGAGCGGGGCGTTCGGGAAgccggaggaggcggcggccgGAGGGCCGTACGCGGGGAAGGCCAGCGCGGACCTGCCGCCGATGAGCTGCTGATTCCCGGCAGGTGCGAGGTGGGTGTGGCTGAGATTTTAGATGTGAAATAGATTGTTAGTTGGTGATAACGAGTTGTGGTGTTGTCGTGGCGAGTTAAAACGTAACAGAATGAAGATATGTGTGGTTATGTAAAAATCATGGAATGGTATGATTTACATATTTTACTGAAGCCGGAGACAGATTGAAATAAAGGTCCGTGGCTCGTTTCGAGcagcttttttgctttttcctgcTGTCTTGTTTCATGTTAAGTTGCCTCATGTCCGACTGCTATACTCTGCTGGAATTTCATACGGTCCTTTATTTCAAAGAGCTTTCTTTTGTAAATCCGCAATCATCACAAATTTGTCGCCAGACGCAATTGAAATGGTAGTATATGGAAAAGGAGGATCTGATCTGTAAGATTTAGAAACGGATTcgaattgaatttttcaatcatcACGGGTCGTCTTCCTTCCATCGACATGTATGTGGGATTATCTAATGACGAGGATTAGCTGCACGGTGAAACAAGGCACCTGGGTTGCCCCACTGATACATGGCGCCATGGCAGGCTCGACCCCGAGCGGAACGAAAATATTAATGTCGACTGGAGAAAGTGGAAAGAGCTGGTGGTGTATAACCCCCATAGGGCTCGTGCGAAAGGACGTGTTCTGCTTGAGCGAGACACTGTCACGCGATGATGGCTAAGGAAAGCGCAAGCGTGTTTTGCTCTTTCGAGGAGATGGTGGTGCTGGACCGCTGGTGGAGGCTTCTCTGGACACTGACGTGAGTCGTGACCTTGATCTCCATGGCTTCCAACGACCGCAACAGGAGGATCCAAAGTCCGCTGCCAaaagcaaggagagagagagagatgcggaGTGTGTGGACGAGAGTGGACGAGAGTGGACGGCATGTTACGGCACAGGCGGCTTCCCTTACCTCCGACGTGGAATCCATGGGAGGCTTCTTTACTCCGGATGTGAAAATTTTTCGGAGGACCCCGCCTTTGTTCGTGGACCCTTCTTGGCAGGCCGGATTTCGGTATCTCAAACAGGAGTTTTGAATCCCGTTTGAGTTTcatttaaaatctaaaatctataCTCGTCGAAACAATCTCTAATGACtgttatttattataatttattaatcaTGCTTATATTTCAATgcacaaaaattatgaaattttgacaaagTGAAAGTATTAGTCATGAATATcactagaaaaagaaacttaaacTAGTAATTGTAAATTACATACTCATCATTAAATATCATGGAATGTTGTAGGATTACgcacaaatttttaaaaatatatatatatatatatataaagactTGTTCAAGTTTTGGGTATCCTATTTTGTGTATCGTAGAATCATGAACTGTATTGATTCCCACCAATCTAATTCTTAGGTTTTTAATTCTATGTCATGCTCACCTCTATGAACTACCTGCTCATTAATTGTTCGGCCGTAGAGCGGAGAGACTACCAGAATTTTTGCTTTTCACCAAAGACTAAATATTAACTTGTATAGTTCTTTTTagttgtttttatatttttgtcaaatatgtTGTTTCTCACTTGAAAAAAAGGTCCTCAGGTTTTATGATTGACTTCTCTCCAGCCCAATAAGGCtcatttggttcgatttttgaaaaaatgcaaatacttttgaaTTAAAGAGGTTTTCTGAAATATAAATAGCATTTGGTAAAgtgtaattttaaaatgtattattattttgagtGCAGCCGTCCGACAACCAAATTTGGCCACCAAACGATCTCATCTTAAGTTGCCCACCTCAAGCAAGGCTACCTGAGGTGGCATGACCTCAAGCCTCACTTGAGTCACATAACCCAAGCGTTGCTCGCCTCTCTATGACCCAAGTGATGCTTGGATCATGTGATTCGGGTCAACGATCGCCTAAGTTACACGACCCAGGTGTCGATTGAGGTTAGGCAACAATCGCCACCTAAATTAAAACTtctatgacatatttatctaaaGTTAATTTTTGTCTCACTTTTCATCTTAAGTTGGCCACCAAACGATCTCATCTTAAGTTGCCCACCTCAAGCAAGGCTACCTGAGGTGGCATGACCTCAAGCCTCACTTGAGTCACATAACTCAAGCGTTGCTCGCCTCTCTATGACCCAAGTGATGCTTGGATCATGTGATTCAGGTCAACGATCGCCTAGGTTACACGACCCAGGTGTCGATTGAGGTTAGGCAACGATCGCCACCTAAATTAAAACTtctatgacatatttatctaaaGTTAATTTTTGTCTCACTTTTCATACCAAAAAAACATTCtcccaaaaaatccaaaatcacTAATTTCCATCTtgtaaaagaaaaccaaacagTACCTTGATTTGAATTTACCCTTAGTGCAAATGTGTCAACACACAATGCCAGACAATTGCTAAAAGGATCTGATGTGGAGAATCAGTAAAAATTCCATGTGTGCCAAGACGTATGTATTTTAAtggattttttaaatatcaaatcaaagatacggtggcatttgaaattttttataagatgAAACTTAGTATTGAATCATCACATTGTGGAatttactagtttgagattttttggaaaataaaacagCTTGAGATTGATGTGCCGTAGAAATActattttagagtttttttgagaaaattaatttggggaaAATGTGTGGAGAGTACCGGTtcggaattttattttattttaaatggcGTTTTCCACTTATATAAAAGCGTCGTTTTTGGTTTCTTTACGCGTTTTTCGGTTTTCCATTATATGGCGATTTTGTAATTATATACGGGACAGACACATTATTGTCGTATCGTCAAAGCGGGAGGCCG of the Eucalyptus grandis isolate ANBG69807.140 chromosome 10, ASM1654582v1, whole genome shotgun sequence genome contains:
- the LOC104422456 gene encoding copper transporter 6; protein product: MDGMDHDHMPGMDGAMAPPQHHEGMMMHMTFFWGTRSEILFSGWPGDRAGMYALALVFVFALCFLVEWISHSRILPPAKPGAVGAGVLRSLLHAVRVGLAYLAMLALMSFNGGVFLAAVAGHAVGFLAFASGAFGKPEEAAAGGPYAGKASADLPPMSC